GGTTCCAACGGATCGAAATCTTCTTCGCGCGCCATCAGCAAGAAGCTTTCGAGTTCGGACATGAAGAATTTCGAGCGCCGGTAGGTGTCGAAAGACAGCGTCGTCAGCGAATCGAAGATACTCGTTTTGCCGAAGTTGCGCCCGAAATAGGTCTCGACGCCGATGATCGCGACGATATATTCGGGATCGACCCCATAGGTTACGCTCGCTTTGCGAATCACCTCCGCATTATCGAGCCAGAAGTTGGTGCCGTTCTGAATATGCTGCTCGGTCAGAAACTTGTTCCGGTAGCGGGTCCAACTGCCGACGCTGGGCTTGGAAGTTCCCGGCGAAGGTGGCGGATTTTCCAGGCGAATCACGGACTCCAGGCGATGGGCTCGAGAAAAAAGCCCGTTCAGGTAGCTCTCCGAGAATCCGTGCTTGCTCACCATGTCGCCGATGAAGCGCCGCACGGAGGGATAATCCGAATAAGCGCCGGCCAGAACGCCGGCCGCAGAGCCCGCGGATAACTCCGGCCGAACGGAAGCCGGCGGATAGGGGGCGGCAGGAGGCTGTATCGCCGCGGGCTTCGGTTGCGCTTGCGGAGGGTTTTGATAGGCATAGTTGTCATGCAGTTCGGGCGCATCGGTCGCGCAACCGGCGATAAACGCGGCCAAAGCCGCCATCGGGAGATGTATTAAAATTCGGGGGGGCACGATGATCCTCAATTCTTGTAATTTTTCGGCGGACGATTGAATGGCTCGATCACCGATTTTTTTCAAGCCGCTTCTGTTTTGCGCTAACTTAGACTCATCCGCGGCCGGTCCGTTCATCGATTGCCGGTTCGGCCAAAACGATACGGCTCGGGCATAAATCCGCGCCCGTCTCTCTATCACGGAATTCCATTACGCACCGGCACTGCGGGAGCGCGCGGGTGCCAATACTTCGGATTGCGCCCGAGCTGCGCGCCGCCGGTCTGGGAATCAAGTCGGATATCGGGATGAAAGGACGGAACGATCCGCTCGCTTCTCAGCGAAAGTCCGACCGGAACGGATGAGCTTATGTTTCGAAAGATTATCCCACTAAAGCCTTAACATTTAAAGACTTCGCTGGATTTAACGGCGCTTTCGGGAAATAATAAAAAATTGCTGGCAATAACTGCGCCTAACGGCTCTCTATTATTTCTCATGCTGATTGATCGACACTGGCTGACCGGAGCCGACCGAATCCCCTCCCCCAATTTTGACGACCGGCCTGACGCCGAGGACATTTCGCTGATCGTGATCCACTGCATCAGCCTGCCGCCGGGCGAGTTCGGCCATTCTTATATCGACCGGTTATTCTGTAACCGGCTGGACCCGGCGGCACACCCGTATTTCGAAGCGATTCACCGACTGAAGGTTTCGGCGCATCTGTTGATCAAGCGCGGCGGCGAGATCACCCAATATGTACCGTTCGACAAGCGCGCCTGGCACGCCGGGGTTTCGTCGTACCTGGGACGCGAGCGCTGCAATGAGTTTTCGATCGGAATCGAACTGGAAGGCACCGACGATATCCCTTATACGGAAGCGCAATACCGGCAACTGGCGGTAGTCATCGAGACCTTGTTGAGAACCTATCCGAGGCTGTCCAAACAACGTATCGCAGGGCACAGCGAAATTGCGCCGGGACGCAAGACCGATCCCGGCGCGGTATTCGATTGGGAAAAATTGCGGCAATTGCTGGATGGCCGGAATTGCTGAAAAGGCCGGCCGGAGACGCGCCCGATCCCGTTATTGAATGATTTGCTTGACCGGCTTTTCGGCTGTCCAGGCGACCCAGCCGATCACGATCCGGTAAACCAGCAACAGAACCACCGGCAACAGGATAAAGTAGCCGATCCCCGTAAACATCAAAAGTGCGGCTATCGCAAACCCGGCCAGCGTGATCCAGACCGTATTGATCTGCCAATTGAAGTGCGATTCGAGCCAGGTACCCTGAACCTCATTCCGCTTCATGAAATTGATCGCGACCCCTATCAGCAAGGTCAGTCCGCCGAAGCCGAATGCCAATACCTGACATAAATAGACAATCCCGGTCAGCGTTTTCAGGGAAGCCATTTTTTCAGCATCATGTGATTGCGGTGACTCGCTCATGGTGAACTCCTGCGTCAGTAATTGAGTCTTTCGGGTAATGTCACGGCACGCCGCTTTAGGCAAAGTGCCCTCGACATTGAATTAGGCGTAAAATGCCGGTACAAAGTTTCGAATTCATCATAACACTCAACCGCCGTCATCTTCATTCATGCGTATTGCGATCGCCTATCTCTGCGTGGTCTTGCTGTGGGCCACCACACCTTTGGCCATCAAGTGGAGCGGCGAAGGCCCCGGCTTCCTGTTCGGGGTGACCGGACGCATGGCGATCGGCGTCGTCTGTATCGGCCCCGTTCTGTTGATCACGAAGCAGCCTTTGCCCTGGCACAGCAAGGCCCGGCTGACTTATCTCGCGGTCGCGCTGCAGATCTACTGTTCGATGATCGCGGTATACTGGGCCGCCCAGTTCATTCCGTCCGGCTGGATTTCGGTGCTGTTCGGCCTGACGCCGCTGATTACGGCGCTGCTGACAAGGTTCTGGCTGGGGCAGCGCGAACTGAACTTTAGCAAATTGCTCAGCTATCTGCTTGGCATCGGCGGACTGAGCCTGATGTTCGGGTCGGCGCTGACAATGGGACGCAACGCCGCCCTGGGTATCGCGGCGGTGATTTTAGGCGCCTTTCTGCATTCGTTCAGCGCCCTGTCGATCAAACGCATCGGGGCCAACCTCCCGGCATTGACCCAGGTCGCCGGCGGTCTGCTGATCGCCCTGCCCGCTTATTTACTGACCTGGGGCATCCTCGACGGCGAATGGCCGGATCGCTTCACGCCGGCGAGTATCGCGTCGATCGTTTACTTGGGAATGATCGCGACGACAGCGGGCTTCGTCCTGTATTATTACTTGCTGATTCAGCTTCCGGCGGCACGGGTCGCCCTGATCACCCTGATTTCGCCGGTGCTGGCGCTGCTGCTCGGTCATGCAGCCAATCGGGAACCGATAACGGCCGATGTACTGGCCGGCGCGCTGGCGATATTGGCGGCCCTGTTTCTTCACGAATTTACGGGCAACCGGGCAACCCGCAGCTCCGTCAAGGCACGCTATGCGGCGGCCGAAATCCGCGACAGCTGCCGCCGGCCTGCGGACAAGCGGCCTGGCAGATACCGTTAACGAAATAGTTCTGCCCAATTCCCGGATTTAGTGCTACTATGACCGTTCCGCAAGAGAGTGAGCCGGACGGATTACCCGCCCGGATGTGTTGCGCCAAGACGATTGGCGGTTTTTTCAGAAGAGTATTTTATGTCAGATCTGGTTACAGGCACCGTTAAATGGTTCAATGATGAGAAGGGCTTTGGCTTCATCGCCCAGGAAGGTGGTAAAGATGTTTTTGTGCATCACAGCGCAATTAACGGCACCGGCAGAAAAACGTTACGCGAAGGCCAAAAAGTCACGATGAAGGTGACTCAAGGTCAAAAAGGGCCGCAAGCCGAGAATGTAACGGCGGTCTAAACCAGATCAAACCCGCATAGGATCTTCTTTCTACGCGGGTTTTTTATTGTGGTTTGATTGCTTACGTCCCTTTAGGTCGCAAAGTCCTTAGCCCCTGCGGCATCCGCAGCTTCGCCGATGCCGTGCGTTTTTTTGCGCATCCACATCCTCCCGTCTTAAAGGATCACGGCTAAGGCAAGGCCATCAGGTTATTCCACCCGCAGGCAACGCCAAGCCAGGGATTTTCCTTTGCCGGACACATCGCGCGGAGCCGCGGGCGGCTTCACCCGGCGAATGTGAGCGCGGCCGGGGCAGCTTCTGTTTGCCGTTGGAACAACATTGCCCTCCCAAACAACATTCCGCCGACCGCGATCCGCCCTGAAAAACGGTTTGCTGCTTTTTTGGAGCCCGTAACGCCCGATCGGAATTGGCTGCCGCAAGGCAGCTCTTTCAACCTTTATCCAAAGCTCCGGCGCGCGTTACACCACAAACGGCGGCTATTCGCCATACATCGATCCCTTTGTACCTGCAAGGGCAAGGGCCTTAAAACGATGCCGCAAAGACCACGGGATATGGTGTAGAATGACCGCATTTTTGACCTGCCGTATGCCTATAAAAAGGGATGCTCACGCATCGGAGGGTACCAAAAACCGCAAGATGCAAGAACTAAGCTGACGCGACCGAATGAATGCAAACAAACGACTGGCGATTTTTGATCGTCTGGCCGAAGCGATCCCCGAACCCACTACGGAACTGCGCTATACGACCCCGTTCGAATTGTTGATCGCCGTCGTCCTGTCCGCCCAGGCGACCGACAAAGGCGTCAATAAAGCGACCGCCAAACTCTTTCCGGTCGCCAATACGCCACGGGACATTCGGGCCCTCGGCGTAGACGGCCTGAAAGAATACATCAAAACGATCAACCTCTATAACGGCAAGGCCGCCAATATCATCGCGCTGTGCGGCCAATTGCTCGAAAAGCATCACGGCGAAGTGCCGGACTCGCGGGAAGACCTGGAGGCGCTTCCCGGCGTGGGACGGAAAACCGCCAATGTGATTCTGAATACCGCCTTCGGACATGAACTCATTGCGGTCGACACGCATGTGTTCCGGGTCGCCAACCGGACCGGCCTCGCGCCTGGAAAAAACGTACGCGAAGTCGAGCAGAAACTCGACAAATGGACACCCAAAAAACACAAACGGTATGCACACCATCTCTTGATTTTGCACGGCCGCTACACCTGTACGGCGCGCCGGCCGAACTGTCCCGCTTGCGTAATCCAAGACCTGTGCGAATATACCGAAAAAACCGTCGCGCTTCGCGCAGAACCGGATAAGTCGCCCTGAACAAGCGCCATTTCCGGCCCATTGACGACCGAATCCGTCATCCAAACCGGGTCCGCCCGATCGAAACTGTACGCAGCCAATCCATTTTATCCTCTGCAGCCAGGCCGCGCATTTTCACCGCCGCCTCAATGGCAGACCTGTTTCCTCTTTTGATTAAATGAAGCACCTCATGAAAGATTCTCTTGTTTACGCGCTCGATTTCGACGGCGTGATCTGCGACAGCGCGGTGGAAACCGCAATGACCGGCTGGAAAGCGGCGGGCCGCCTCTGGAACGACATGCCCCGGGAAGTCCCGCCGGTCATGGTCGACCGCTTTCGGGCGGTCCGCCCGTTGATCGAGACCGGTTTCGAGGCAATTCTGGCAATGCGCCTTCTCTTTCTCGGCGAGACCGTTGCCGGTATTTATTCGAATTATGAAGCCAAAAGCAAAGCCCTGATGGAAGAAACCCGAATCGGCCCCGGCGAACTGAAGCGGTTATTCGGCGAAACCCGCGATCTTTGGATCGCGGAGGATCGGGAACACTGGATCCGGATGAATCCGCTGTTCGACGGAATCGCGGACAAGCTCCGGACAATCGGAGAACGTCATACTTGGTATGTGGTGACGACCAAACAGGAGCGCTTCGCCAAAGAAATCCTCGCCGCCCACGCGATCGAGCTGGCGGACGAGCGCATTTTCGGGCTGGACCGCAATATGAGCAAGCCTGAGGTACTGAAAGGCTTGCTAAAAGCGCATTCGGAACAAACGCTGTATTTTGCCGAAGACCGCCTACCGACCCTGCTGAACGTCCGCAAACATCCGGAGCTGGACGGCATCAAACTGATCTTCGCGCTGTGGGGTTACAACACGCCCGAGGACAAAGCGCTTGCCGAGGCGCAGCCTTTCGTGCTGCAGCGGCTTGAGGAATTTCTGGAACCCTGAACGCCGCTTTGGGCCGGAGGGAATGGATTGTCTCCGCCGGCCAAGCGGCCGAATCGAAAAAACGTTATTGTCTGCCGAATAACTGCGGCTCTTTAGGCTGTTGCTTCGCCTGCAGGCAATGGAAGGCGGCATTCTCGTACTTGATCACGAGCGACTGGGTATTTTTATGCTCGTCGAGAAATTTTCCGGCTTCGTCGGCGGTCAGGTTTTTCATCATGAAGGTCGCGATGCACATGCAGGGTTTCTCCCAGCGGGCTTTGTCCGCTTCTTTGTCCGTGGAGTTTTTCAACTCCCTCTCGACGCATTGAGCCGCGAAATCGTGCTCGAATTTGTGCTTTCGGATATCGGTGACCGGCTTGTCGTGCGTATGGTCGAACGGATTGTGCACATCTCCCGCCGTCTGCATTTTCCTGGCTTCGGCTTTACTGGGCGGTTGCTGGGCATCTTCGCCGTCGGAGCAAGCCGTCACCATAAAGGCAAAGACCAGACCGGCGCAGGCGGCCAGCCAGGCATTCATTTTGTGTCTTGAGTGTTTCATAAGGAAGACCGTCGTAGTTTCGTTATTATTGTAACCAGGGCGTCCGGCCTGCCGTTGCGCAATCCCGGCGTTCCGGCGAGCCATTCCGCCAAAATGGCCAACTTTATCACTTTATCAAAACTCGATCCACTCCTGGAGGATAATAGATTCTTGCACCGAAAACGCCGGCATCCGCCGGCAAAGGCCGAAGGTCTGGTATCATATGTCCGCTATCAATATTCAGGAAAACGATGGATTCTCAATTCGATAATGCCCGAATCAACGCCGATCTGATGATTCCCCGCGCCGTCATGATCGTCATGGCGGCAAGCCTCGCCGTCGTCGCCGCGCTTTGTATCCGGGAAGGCGAACAATGGCAGCAGCATTGGCCCCAAGACCGGCTGATCACATACCGCACCGTGTTTTATGCGATCGCGATCATCACTTTTCCGTTGACGAACCTGATCCGTTACATTCAAGTCCGCCTCTGCCAGACGATGCCCGGCGGCAGACCGGCCAAGCGCCGCTACCTGACGGCCGTGATCGTATCGATGGTATCGGTTGAAGCTATCGGGATGCTGGGCATCGTTCTCTTCCTGCTCGGCGACGGAGTGAATACGCTGTACATTTTTACCGGCCTGGCCGCGCTCGGATTCGTTTTATACCGGCCCAGACCCTCGGAATATCTGAGCATCGCCGCCGCGCTCGCGCACCGGGACGCTGCTTGAGCGGTTAAAGAGCGCCAGCCTTCGCGTAAAAGGCGGCCACCATCAAAAAAACAGGGCGGGTAAGACCTTCGCTTACCCGCCCTGCTCCGCTCAACGAGACGTGGAAATTGTCAGTCGGCCACTTTGATCTTTTTACGGCGGTAATTGTGTCCGTAAAAAATCTCGGTGACTTCGGTCTGCAGTTTCTTTTCGATCTCCGCCTTTTGCAGGTCGTTCAAGTTGCTTTCCTTTTCGAAAAGATAATTTTCGAGCTCGAACTCCTTCAGCATCATCTTGGTGTGAAAAATGTTCTCCTGATACACGTTCACGTCGATCATCTGATACAGCTCCTGCGTATCCTTCGCGATATAGTTCTGGATCGAGGTAATGTTGTGGTCGATGTAATGTTTTTTACCGGTGATGTCGCGAGTAAAGCCGCGAACGCGGTAATCCATGATCACGATGTCCGACTCGAAGCTGTGGATCAGGTAATTCAGCGCCTTCAGCGGGGAAATGCGGCCGCAGGTCGACACGTCGATGTCCGCCCGAAACGTGCTGATGCCGTTGTCGGGATGGCTTTCGGGATAGGTATGCACCGTAATGTGGCTTTTATCGAGGTGCGCCAGCACGGTATCGGGCAGGGGACCGGGCGTCTGGCTGTTCATGCTCGCAGGCGGCATCACATCGCCTTCCGAAATCAGCATTGTCACGCTGGCGCCCTGTGGATCATAATCCTGATGCGCGATATTCAGGATCTGTGCGCCGATAATGTCGGCGACATCCTTCAGAATTTGCGTCAGACGGTCGGCGTTGTAGGCTTCGTCGATATATTCGATATAGGCCTGCTGCTGTTCGGCCGGTGCAT
The genomic region above belongs to Methylomicrobium agile and contains:
- the ampD gene encoding 1,6-anhydro-N-acetylmuramyl-L-alanine amidase AmpD: MLIDRHWLTGADRIPSPNFDDRPDAEDISLIVIHCISLPPGEFGHSYIDRLFCNRLDPAAHPYFEAIHRLKVSAHLLIKRGGEITQYVPFDKRAWHAGVSSYLGRERCNEFSIGIELEGTDDIPYTEAQYRQLAVVIETLLRTYPRLSKQRIAGHSEIAPGRKTDPGAVFDWEKLRQLLDGRNC
- a CDS encoding HAD family hydrolase — encoded protein: MKDSLVYALDFDGVICDSAVETAMTGWKAAGRLWNDMPREVPPVMVDRFRAVRPLIETGFEAILAMRLLFLGETVAGIYSNYEAKSKALMEETRIGPGELKRLFGETRDLWIAEDREHWIRMNPLFDGIADKLRTIGERHTWYVVTTKQERFAKEILAAHAIELADERIFGLDRNMSKPEVLKGLLKAHSEQTLYFAEDRLPTLLNVRKHPELDGIKLIFALWGYNTPEDKALAEAQPFVLQRLEEFLEP
- the speD gene encoding adenosylmethionine decarboxylase, giving the protein MKNKLQLHGFNNLTKSLSFNIYDVCYAPAEQQQAYIEYIDEAYNADRLTQILKDVADIIGAQILNIAHQDYDPQGASVTMLISEGDVMPPASMNSQTPGPLPDTVLAHLDKSHITVHTYPESHPDNGISTFRADIDVSTCGRISPLKALNYLIHSFESDIVIMDYRVRGFTRDITGKKHYIDHNITSIQNYIAKDTQELYQMIDVNVYQENIFHTKMMLKEFELENYLFEKESNLNDLQKAEIEKKLQTEVTEIFYGHNYRRKKIKVAD
- a CDS encoding DMT family transporter: MRIAIAYLCVVLLWATTPLAIKWSGEGPGFLFGVTGRMAIGVVCIGPVLLITKQPLPWHSKARLTYLAVALQIYCSMIAVYWAAQFIPSGWISVLFGLTPLITALLTRFWLGQRELNFSKLLSYLLGIGGLSLMFGSALTMGRNAALGIAAVILGAFLHSFSALSIKRIGANLPALTQVAGGLLIALPAYLLTWGILDGEWPDRFTPASIASIVYLGMIATTAGFVLYYYLLIQLPAARVALITLISPVLALLLGHAANREPITADVLAGALAILAALFLHEFTGNRATRSSVKARYAAAEIRDSCRRPADKRPGRYR
- a CDS encoding DUF4870 family protein produces the protein MSESPQSHDAEKMASLKTLTGIVYLCQVLAFGFGGLTLLIGVAINFMKRNEVQGTWLESHFNWQINTVWITLAGFAIAALLMFTGIGYFILLPVVLLLVYRIVIGWVAWTAEKPVKQIIQ
- a CDS encoding cold-shock protein, which codes for MSDLVTGTVKWFNDEKGFGFIAQEGGKDVFVHHSAINGTGRKTLREGQKVTMKVTQGQKGPQAENVTAV
- a CDS encoding lytic murein transglycosylase, producing MAALAAFIAGCATDAPELHDNYAYQNPPQAQPKPAAIQPPAAPYPPASVRPELSAGSAAGVLAGAYSDYPSVRRFIGDMVSKHGFSESYLNGLFSRAHRLESVIRLENPPPSPGTSKPSVGSWTRYRNKFLTEQHIQNGTNFWLDNAEVIRKASVTYGVDPEYIVAIIGVETYFGRNFGKTSIFDSLTTLSFDTYRRSKFFMSELESFLLMAREEDFDPLEPKGSWAGAMGYGQFMPSSFRRLAIDFNSDGRRDLWHPHDAIGSVAHYFSKNGWHYNNPVARPSNGSRAEGPVIELSTYDGPEHWRTYPNFKVIKRYNNSDKYAMAVHQLAQAIRQRMETSGAVIRSSSAK
- the nth gene encoding endonuclease III is translated as MNANKRLAIFDRLAEAIPEPTTELRYTTPFELLIAVVLSAQATDKGVNKATAKLFPVANTPRDIRALGVDGLKEYIKTINLYNGKAANIIALCGQLLEKHHGEVPDSREDLEALPGVGRKTANVILNTAFGHELIAVDTHVFRVANRTGLAPGKNVREVEQKLDKWTPKKHKRYAHHLLILHGRYTCTARRPNCPACVIQDLCEYTEKTVALRAEPDKSP